Proteins co-encoded in one Sphingopyxis sp. BE259 genomic window:
- a CDS encoding phytanoyl-CoA dioxygenase family protein, with the protein MTPDQLAAYADAFRRDGFVHVPGVIPADDLAVYAAAVDDAVATRKAGDTRTLDEKSPYEQSFLQCQYIWEDFPGVRPLTFHPAVGEVTAALLGAKRVRLWHDQALYKEAGGRETEAHQDQPYWPIVERDTATAWIPLMKVDAAMGCMGYVPGSHRGDAEYVDIFGTPGDGKRLVDKYADTPPVFVECEPGDVIFHNGYTTHMAKANRSDQTRRVYTAIYFADGSHRGGPRPHPSVDRDAIADGAVIDGRATPITWPLEGGRIPEPEPWPEATGLEWRERAERLGIIPKRA; encoded by the coding sequence ATGACCCCCGATCAGCTCGCGGCCTATGCCGACGCATTTCGGCGGGATGGCTTCGTCCATGTCCCCGGCGTGATTCCGGCAGACGATCTCGCCGTCTATGCCGCCGCGGTCGACGATGCGGTTGCGACGCGCAAGGCGGGCGACACGCGGACCTTGGACGAGAAATCGCCCTATGAACAAAGCTTCCTCCAGTGCCAATATATCTGGGAGGATTTTCCGGGCGTCCGCCCCCTCACCTTCCACCCAGCGGTCGGCGAAGTCACCGCGGCGCTGCTCGGCGCGAAGCGCGTGCGGCTGTGGCACGATCAGGCGCTCTACAAGGAAGCCGGCGGGCGCGAGACCGAGGCGCATCAGGACCAGCCCTATTGGCCGATCGTCGAGCGCGATACCGCCACCGCGTGGATCCCGCTGATGAAGGTCGACGCCGCCATGGGCTGCATGGGCTATGTCCCCGGCTCGCACCGCGGCGACGCCGAATATGTCGACATCTTCGGGACGCCGGGCGATGGCAAACGGCTGGTCGACAAATATGCGGACACGCCGCCGGTATTCGTCGAATGCGAACCCGGCGACGTGATCTTTCACAATGGCTATACGACCCATATGGCGAAGGCGAACCGATCCGATCAGACGCGGCGCGTCTATACCGCGATCTATTTCGCCGACGGGTCGCATCGCGGTGGGCCGCGTCCCCACCCGTCGGTCGACCGTGATGCGATTGCCGATGGCGCCGTGATCGACGGCCGCGCGACACCAATCACCTGGCCGCTGGAGGGGGGCCGTATTCCCGAACCCGAACCGTGGCCCGAAGCGACCGGTCTCGAGTGGCGCGAGCGCGCCGAGCGGCTCGGCATCATCCCGAAGCGCGCGTGA
- a CDS encoding cellulase family glycosylhydrolase — translation MTKLPIRQQGAHFVDAHGGQVMLRGVNLGGDCKVPPGQGTDVYSDFADHRTVSFVGRPFPLAEADAHLGRIAHWGFNTLRLLTTWEAVEHAGPGLYDEAYLDYFAEVARKAGEHGLSLFVDFHQDVWSRMSGGDGAPGWTFEAVGLDFTKFNAAGAAHVMQARYDYASPEKLQAAYPQMSWGSNYRLPANGIMWTLFWAGRTVTPDFLIDGINVQDYLQDHYLGAMSQVARRLANMPHVIGFDTLNEPSLGWVGQPIAYRHLAPSDANPERPRIGPALAPLDAIAMARGLPVEVPVLTRDVAGAAVPTTTKVFNPNGVSIWREGVPCPFETAGRYRIEDGVAVATGDDILAAIDPTDDVYRPFFHQVAETIRAHQPGWSIFAEMDVFAHLAGRRFPTDLPHRTVNASHWYDMGMLYLKRFDPTNHRDAATGRAETSLDAISARYQRQLGGFALESTAFPGGGAPTLIGEFGIPYDLDDGDAYDRWAAGERDVWEQHEAALTSMYDAMDALGLHSTQWNYTASNRNDLRIGDGWNQEDLSIWSTDQRLGTGEPGDGGRAVAGFSRPYVRRAQGRICNVGFNRVTRRFAAEIDVDGSIGGATEIYVPLVHYPDGFVLRCEGIPADIDLDQAGQRARIRATVGGAMSVEILPAV, via the coding sequence GTGACGAAGCTGCCGATCCGCCAGCAAGGCGCGCATTTCGTCGACGCGCATGGCGGGCAGGTGATGCTCCGCGGGGTCAATCTGGGCGGCGACTGCAAGGTGCCGCCGGGGCAAGGCACCGACGTCTACAGCGACTTCGCCGATCATCGCACGGTCTCCTTCGTCGGCCGCCCCTTCCCGCTCGCCGAGGCCGACGCTCACCTGGGCCGCATCGCGCATTGGGGTTTCAATACGCTGCGGCTGCTAACGACGTGGGAGGCGGTCGAGCACGCCGGACCGGGCCTCTACGACGAGGCTTATCTCGACTATTTCGCCGAAGTCGCGCGCAAGGCGGGCGAGCATGGTCTCAGCCTCTTCGTCGATTTCCACCAAGACGTGTGGAGCCGCATGTCGGGCGGCGATGGCGCGCCGGGATGGACGTTCGAGGCGGTAGGGCTCGACTTCACCAAATTCAATGCCGCCGGCGCCGCGCATGTCATGCAGGCGCGCTACGATTATGCCTCGCCCGAAAAGCTGCAGGCCGCCTATCCGCAGATGAGCTGGGGATCGAACTATCGACTGCCGGCGAACGGCATCATGTGGACGCTATTTTGGGCCGGTCGGACGGTCACGCCCGACTTCCTGATCGACGGCATCAACGTGCAGGATTATCTGCAGGATCATTATCTGGGTGCGATGAGCCAGGTCGCACGACGGCTCGCTAACATGCCGCATGTCATCGGCTTCGACACATTGAATGAACCGAGCCTCGGCTGGGTCGGTCAGCCGATCGCCTATCGCCATCTCGCGCCGTCGGACGCCAACCCCGAACGGCCGCGCATCGGACCCGCACTCGCGCCGCTCGATGCCATTGCAATGGCGCGCGGATTGCCTGTCGAGGTCCCTGTTCTAACGCGCGACGTGGCGGGTGCGGCGGTGCCGACGACGACTAAGGTCTTCAACCCAAATGGCGTGTCGATCTGGCGGGAGGGCGTTCCCTGCCCCTTTGAAACCGCAGGCCGCTACCGAATTGAGGACGGCGTCGCGGTTGCAACAGGGGACGACATCCTCGCCGCGATCGATCCCACCGACGACGTCTATCGCCCCTTCTTTCACCAGGTAGCGGAAACCATCCGCGCGCATCAGCCCGGCTGGTCGATCTTTGCCGAAATGGATGTCTTTGCGCATCTGGCGGGCCGCCGTTTCCCCACCGACCTACCCCACCGCACCGTCAATGCGAGCCATTGGTACGATATGGGAATGCTCTACCTCAAACGCTTCGATCCCACGAACCACCGCGACGCGGCGACCGGCCGCGCCGAAACCTCGCTCGACGCCATCAGCGCGCGCTACCAGCGACAACTTGGCGGTTTCGCCTTGGAAAGCACAGCCTTTCCGGGCGGGGGAGCGCCGACGCTGATCGGCGAATTCGGAATTCCCTATGACCTCGACGATGGCGATGCCTATGACCGCTGGGCCGCGGGCGAACGCGATGTCTGGGAGCAACATGAGGCCGCTCTAACCTCGATGTACGACGCAATGGACGCGCTCGGCCTCCATTCGACCCAGTGGAATTATACCGCGTCGAACCGCAACGATCTGCGCATCGGTGACGGCTGGAACCAGGAGGACCTGTCGATCTGGTCCACCGATCAGCGCCTCGGCACCGGCGAGCCCGGCGACGGTGGCCGCGCCGTTGCGGGCTTCAGCCGCCCCTATGTCCGGCGCGCGCAGGGACGCATCTGCAACGTCGGCTTCAACCGCGTCACACGCCGCTTCGCAGCGGAAATCGATGTCGACGGCAGCATCGGCGGCGCGACCGAAATCTATGTGCCGCTAGTCCATTATCCGGACGGCTTCGTTCTGCGCTGCGAGGGAATACCGGCCGACATCGATCTCGACCAAGCCGGTCAGCGCGCGCGCATCCGCGCGACAGTCGGCGGAGCCATGTCAGTAGAGATTCTTCCCGCGGTGTGA
- a CDS encoding FCD domain-containing protein — translation MALRRWTSIGLRLWNVVVTTNIPSISTFSDKDVSGPFDPVQNPSKAAAFWLRRDIVRGVFEPHERLKVEHLVQFYGVGHSPIREAILLMSESGLVVHEHQKGYRVAPVSLADYDDVLAVYQRLYKLAIEMAIDLADDEWEERVVVQLHRASKAKVVEPDGEPEAREQWQRAYWEFHGALVSGCRSPLLMQLLGDIGFRLERYVNLFAEPSEGRRSADGEVLGMHRAIVDALVARDKGRAVAVIDDYFAASQPVRNAIKERLRSSLTAKRGRKHAD, via the coding sequence ATGGCCTTGCGGCGCTGGACATCGATTGGATTGCGCTTATGGAATGTTGTCGTGACGACCAATATTCCATCGATTTCTACCTTTTCGGATAAAGATGTATCGGGTCCATTTGATCCGGTGCAGAATCCTTCGAAGGCAGCGGCATTCTGGTTGCGGCGTGATATCGTGCGCGGTGTTTTTGAACCGCATGAACGGTTGAAGGTCGAGCATCTCGTCCAATTCTATGGCGTCGGGCACAGCCCGATCCGCGAAGCTATTCTGCTGATGTCCGAAAGCGGCCTCGTCGTTCACGAGCATCAGAAGGGCTATCGCGTCGCACCGGTCTCGCTCGCCGACTATGACGATGTGCTGGCGGTCTATCAGCGACTCTATAAGCTGGCGATCGAGATGGCGATCGACCTTGCCGACGATGAATGGGAAGAGCGCGTCGTCGTCCAGCTCCACCGCGCGTCTAAGGCAAAGGTCGTCGAGCCTGATGGCGAACCCGAAGCGCGCGAGCAGTGGCAGCGAGCTTATTGGGAGTTTCACGGCGCGCTCGTGTCGGGCTGCCGCTCGCCGCTGCTCATGCAGCTTCTCGGCGACATCGGTTTCCGGCTGGAGCGATATGTCAACCTGTTCGCCGAGCCGAGCGAGGGGCGTCGTAGCGCCGACGGCGAGGTGCTTGGCATGCATCGCGCGATCGTCGACGCGCTGGTTGCGCGTGACAAGGGCAGGGCGGTTGCGGTGATCGACGATTATTTCGCGGCCAGTCAGCCGGTGCGTAATGCCATCAAGGAGCGGCTGCGTAGCAGTTTGACCGCGAAGCGCGGGCGCAAGCACGCCGATTGA
- a CDS encoding multidrug efflux SMR transporter — translation MSLGGPGWLALAIICEVLATSFLKMADGFTRPLPSVVVIVGYGLAFYCLSMALRTIPVGVAYAIWCGIGIVLVTAIAWVVYGQKLDAWALSAIGLILVGTLMLNMRTPVGS, via the coding sequence ATATCGCTCGGCGGCCCCGGCTGGTTGGCGCTCGCGATAATCTGCGAAGTCCTGGCGACCTCTTTCCTCAAAATGGCGGACGGCTTCACGCGCCCCCTTCCTTCGGTGGTCGTCATCGTCGGATACGGCCTCGCCTTCTATTGCCTGTCCATGGCGCTCCGCACCATACCAGTCGGCGTCGCTTATGCGATCTGGTGCGGGATTGGGATTGTACTCGTCACGGCGATCGCTTGGGTCGTCTATGGTCAAAAGCTCGACGCGTGGGCGCTTTCCGCGATTGGCCTGATCCTGGTCGGTACATTGATGCTCAACATGCGCACGCCCGTCGGAAGCTAG
- a CDS encoding MFS transporter, with product MSLPGEFGGKSFLLASAAIGLSAGMTATLFYSLGSFIPSLQAEFGWSRGDISLAVTLMTLAVFVSGATAGRLCDRYGAANVGATSLVAYALGVILLVATAGSIELFWALYAVIALLGVGSTPIVLIRPIAAAFERQRGLALGIALTGAGLAGFWVPQLVTMVTETAGWRAAYLALAGIAIATAPIVWFGFRSVPQGRKAPATAAPMAGMTAAAARKTGRFWLLTVISFAMAAGLGGVVVHLVPLFRDLGAGPLAAAGTASLVGLSSVVGRLGIGLLLDRYPAALVSLAVLALAALGIGLLLLDGLAMGAVAAILLGMAAGAEIDLLAYLTALHFGQRQYGAIYGWQYSVFALGYGLSPFALGLMRDANGDYDLALTVSAALVGGAALLMLGLREAARPASDCTAALPMSSDAE from the coding sequence ATGAGCCTGCCGGGCGAGTTCGGCGGCAAATCCTTCCTGCTTGCCAGCGCCGCAATCGGACTGTCGGCCGGAATGACCGCGACGCTCTTCTACAGCCTCGGCAGTTTCATTCCGTCGTTGCAGGCCGAGTTCGGCTGGAGCCGCGGCGACATATCGCTCGCGGTGACGCTGATGACGCTTGCGGTCTTCGTCTCGGGCGCCACCGCAGGTCGGCTATGCGACCGCTACGGCGCAGCGAATGTCGGTGCGACCAGTCTGGTCGCTTATGCGTTGGGCGTGATCCTGCTTGTCGCGACAGCCGGCAGCATCGAACTGTTCTGGGCGCTTTACGCCGTGATTGCATTGCTCGGGGTAGGGTCCACGCCGATCGTTCTCATCCGGCCCATTGCTGCGGCATTCGAACGACAGCGCGGACTGGCACTCGGGATTGCGCTCACGGGCGCGGGGCTGGCGGGCTTCTGGGTTCCGCAGCTGGTGACAATGGTGACCGAAACGGCCGGTTGGCGCGCGGCCTATCTGGCGCTTGCCGGAATAGCGATCGCCACCGCGCCGATCGTCTGGTTCGGCTTCCGAAGCGTGCCGCAAGGGCGAAAGGCGCCAGCGACCGCCGCGCCCATGGCCGGCATGACCGCCGCCGCGGCGCGAAAGACCGGGCGGTTCTGGCTGCTCACCGTCATCTCCTTTGCGATGGCCGCCGGACTGGGCGGGGTCGTTGTTCATCTTGTGCCGCTCTTCCGCGATCTCGGCGCCGGCCCCTTGGCGGCGGCCGGCACGGCCTCCCTCGTCGGACTGTCGAGCGTCGTAGGCAGGCTCGGCATTGGCCTGCTCCTCGACCGCTATCCGGCTGCACTCGTCTCGCTCGCCGTGCTCGCGCTTGCCGCACTGGGGATCGGCCTTCTGCTCCTCGATGGGCTCGCGATGGGCGCCGTCGCGGCCATATTGCTTGGGATGGCGGCGGGCGCCGAAATCGACTTGCTCGCCTATCTGACCGCGCTCCACTTCGGGCAGCGGCAATATGGCGCAATCTATGGGTGGCAATATAGCGTCTTCGCGCTTGGCTATGGTCTGAGTCCCTTTGCACTGGGGCTGATGCGTGACGCCAATGGCGATTATGATCTCGCGCTGACGGTCAGCGCTGCGCTGGTGGGCGGCGCTGCACTGTTGATGCTGGGCCTCCGCGAAGCGGCTCGACCTGCAAGCGATTGTACCGCGGCGTTGCCCATGTCATCAGACGCTGAATGA
- a CDS encoding EthD domain-containing protein, with amino-acid sequence MVGISTVALIERRTDISRSLFTRYWRDVHGVMAARIPGFDSYTQYHVTPLDAASDPFEGIAIVTYRSEEDRAGLIHSEVTQHIHRDEQNVFRRALLYNLAEGASRTLVDNDTAAGQVMFLVVEAGTDFGTLVATLGDAPLYLAAYDLTGGDPSGWNQTDTGGRVFGSLVHGIWPDRASAVAIAETLPAAAYLLDERHVMVANGKPTPVGLRGLDAVRTIEEAGADNQLSDAVVQAVYGFSAVP; translated from the coding sequence ATGGTCGGCATAAGCACTGTTGCGCTGATCGAGCGGCGCACCGATATCAGCCGCTCGCTCTTCACCCGTTACTGGCGCGACGTCCATGGAGTGATGGCAGCAAGGATTCCGGGGTTCGACAGCTATACGCAGTATCACGTGACCCCGCTCGATGCGGCCTCCGATCCCTTCGAGGGGATCGCGATCGTGACCTATCGCTCGGAGGAGGACCGGGCCGGCCTCATCCACAGCGAGGTGACCCAGCATATCCACCGCGACGAGCAGAATGTCTTCCGCCGCGCACTCCTCTACAACCTGGCCGAGGGCGCTTCGCGGACGCTTGTCGACAACGACACCGCGGCGGGGCAGGTGATGTTCCTTGTCGTCGAGGCGGGCACCGATTTCGGCACACTCGTCGCAACGCTCGGCGATGCGCCGCTCTACCTGGCCGCCTATGATTTGACGGGCGGCGATCCGTCGGGCTGGAACCAGACCGACACCGGCGGCCGGGTTTTCGGATCGCTGGTCCACGGCATCTGGCCCGATCGCGCAAGTGCGGTCGCCATCGCGGAAACGCTGCCCGCCGCTGCTTATCTGCTCGACGAACGCCATGTGATGGTCGCGAATGGCAAGCCCACGCCGGTCGGGCTGCGCGGGCTCGATGCGGTGCGGACGATCGAGGAGGCGGGGGCCGACAATCAGCTGAGCGACGCGGTGGTCCAGGCGGTTTACGGGTTTTCGGCTGTCCCATGA
- a CDS encoding SDR family oxidoreductase, with protein sequence MTGLFDLAGKTAVVTGGAKGVGAMISRSLVAAGARVLIIARAGPENLAFAESLNGKGKCQLLGHDLATSEGVAGAAADVASLASEVHILVNNAGTFTAAAIDEITPEQWDRELAVNLRTPFFLVQGLLPQLTAASRDGDPARVINIGSIAALWAKSSSAYAYSAAKGGLHQLTRALASDLTRKGINVNAIAPGFFPSDMTDGFFTAVPGLKEQMIEGIPAGRLGSEADIGGTVVYLASAAGSYVSGAIIPVEGALWSA encoded by the coding sequence ATGACCGGCCTCTTCGACCTTGCTGGCAAGACCGCCGTGGTCACCGGGGGCGCCAAGGGTGTCGGTGCGATGATCAGCCGATCGCTCGTCGCGGCCGGCGCGCGGGTGCTGATCATTGCTCGTGCGGGCCCGGAGAATCTGGCGTTTGCTGAGTCGCTCAACGGCAAGGGCAAGTGCCAGTTGCTAGGGCATGATCTCGCGACCAGCGAAGGCGTCGCAGGGGCGGCGGCAGATGTGGCCAGCTTGGCCTCCGAGGTGCATATTCTGGTCAACAATGCCGGCACCTTCACGGCGGCAGCGATCGACGAAATCACCCCCGAGCAATGGGATCGCGAACTGGCCGTCAACCTACGCACGCCTTTCTTTCTTGTGCAGGGTCTGCTTCCGCAGTTGACAGCGGCTTCTCGCGACGGCGATCCGGCCCGCGTGATCAACATTGGTTCGATCGCGGCGCTCTGGGCGAAGAGCAGCAGTGCCTATGCCTACAGCGCGGCCAAGGGCGGGCTGCATCAGCTCACGCGCGCACTGGCATCGGACCTGACCCGTAAAGGGATCAACGTGAACGCGATCGCGCCCGGCTTTTTCCCGAGCGACATGACCGACGGGTTCTTTACCGCCGTGCCGGGACTGAAGGAGCAGATGATAGAGGGAATTCCGGCCGGCCGACTCGGGAGCGAAGCCGATATCGGCGGGACTGTCGTGTACCTTGCGTCGGCGGCGGGATCCTATGTCTCGGGAGCGATTATCCCGGTCGAGGGCGCTTTATGGTCGGCATAA